DNA sequence from the Malus domestica chromosome 06, GDT2T_hap1 genome:
atgaaaaaacaaaatgattatcaaataGCCCCGGTTAACTCATATCTGATAACTGTTTAGCAAAACATTAGGCTTTGCTGTTTAGACTTCCAGTATGTTCCCAGCCCAGTTACTTATAGGCCCAGCTCACCGTTCTTGGTTTCAGTTTCTTGTCACTCACACGAACTCATTTCACTGAGATTGAGGAATTAACAGGGAGAAGTAGGAGTTGAAGCATTTATTCTGTTCTTTCCATGGCAAACACAAAGTAGAATTAATCACTTGTATTTGAGCTCTTTTCAGGAGTAAGTCTGGGTGAAGGTTCGGGTGCAACAATGTCCGACGATGAGGATGACATGCAGATGGATTTCCCTATGGATCAATCCGGCGCCGAAGGGCATGACATGATGGGATTTGGCCCTCTACTCCCAACCGAATCTGAGCGTTCACTAATGGAAAGAGTTCGACAGGAATTGAAAATTGAGCTGAAGCAGGTACAACTTATACACACATAAAAGTTACACCGTTGCTGCAGTTATGCTGTTATGCTTTCGGGATGTGAACTGAGTTTTCGGTTTCCTAAATATATAACAAACTTGCATTGTTAAATATTTGCAGGGTTTTAAGTCAAGAATTGAAGATGTAAGAGAGGAGATTTTAAGAAAAAGAAGGGCAGGGAAATTACCTGGGGACACAACTACAGTGTTGAAGAATTGGTGGCAGCAGCATTCTAAGTGGCCCTATCCAACTGTAAGCAAGAAACTTCACATTTCATACTTTGCGATTTTTCTTCAATACAACGTAGTACCGAATCCAAACCCCATACTTTGATTTTATTGCACTCCATACATATTTACCATTCTGCTTAATCTGAATATGCCCAACAAAGTAAATGTTACAGAAATGATGGAAGAATTTTGGGAGATGCTCTTGAATAACACTATTACTATATATAGTGAATCAACAGTATCGACAATTTTTTTACAGCATATTAATTACTATCGTTGATTCGTGATTATGGGATAAATAGTGACATTATCAACAACATATCCAGATGATACTAATATAATGAGACTATTTGCTACAATAAACAGTGGTATTTGAGAAGATTGCTGCATCATGCCGAGATAATATCGATCTAATTGGATTGTTTGCTATAACAATAGTGTCATTTGAGAGCACTATGATGATAGTGTACTTCTGTTGAGAGTATCAATCCCACGTTGAGGAAAGAAGGGACCTTGCACTATACTTCCAATTGGTTTTacggtggaacctcaactttcttcagatTCCTTCAAGAATTAATGAATGATTCATATGATATATGCAGGAAGATGACAAGGCAAAGCTTGTGGAGGAGACAGGGTTGCAGCTAAAGCAGATAAACAATTGGTTCATCAATCAAAGGAAGCGCAACTGGCACAGCAACTCTCAATCAGTCACCTCTTTGAAGTCCAAGCGCAAACGATAGATGACAAACCATAACAACCGTTGGATCTTGTTTGATAATCTGAGAAACTGATGAACTCACTTCTGTGTCTGATGATATATATGGCTGTTGAATTGTGTGGCATTGGGGAAGTATGTATAGTCTAATTAGCCAACACTTTTCAAACAGAAATTAAGTAACAAATGGCCAACTAATTACATGTGAAACGT
Encoded proteins:
- the LOC103437076 gene encoding homeobox protein HD1-like, translating into MQESGLGMMGGGGIDGHHNQHNRQLKAEIATHPLYEQLLSAHVSCLRVATPIDQLPLIDAQLSQSHHLLRSYASQQQHGHSVSPHERQELDNFLAQYLIVLCSFKEQLQQHVRVHAVEAVMACREIESNLQALTGVSLGEGSGATMSDDEDDMQMDFPMDQSGAEGHDMMGFGPLLPTESERSLMERVRQELKIELKQGFKSRIEDVREEILRKRRAGKLPGDTTTVLKNWWQQHSKWPYPTEDDKAKLVEETGLQLKQINNWFINQRKRNWHSNSQSVTSLKSKRKR